The following proteins are co-located in the Methylomonas sp. 11b genome:
- a CDS encoding rhodanese-like domain-containing protein, with product MKNTTTAALLALILAAPVAFAADADAGKKTAAPAARPYTYKTPKLKRAEIDALLAKPEQVLFIDVRRPDEISKIGTFPVYLNVQIDELDKVLPFIPKERSIVTVSNHAGRAGKSADLLAEKGFKVVGAIGSQNYEEEGGKITKIVPPAPKPEEHATEQEHSKGHKHKG from the coding sequence ATGAAAAACACGACCACTGCTGCTTTATTAGCTCTGATCTTGGCCGCTCCGGTAGCGTTTGCCGCCGACGCGGATGCAGGCAAAAAAACCGCGGCGCCGGCTGCGCGGCCTTATACCTATAAAACCCCAAAATTGAAGCGCGCTGAAATCGATGCCTTGCTCGCCAAGCCCGAGCAAGTGTTGTTTATCGATGTGCGTCGTCCCGATGAAATCAGCAAGATCGGTACCTTTCCCGTCTATTTGAACGTACAAATTGATGAGCTGGATAAGGTTTTACCGTTTATTCCTAAGGAGCGCTCCATCGTCACCGTCTCCAATCACGCTGGCCGTGCCGGTAAATCCGCCGACTTGTTGGCTGAGAAGGGATTCAAAGTGGTGGGTGCGATAGGTTCGCAAAACTATGAAGAAGAGGGCGGCAAAATTACCAAAATCGTGCCTCCCGCGCCTAAGCCTGAAGAACATGCCACAGAGCAAGAGCACAGCAAAGGCCATAAGCACAAAGGTTAA
- a CDS encoding SMP-30/gluconolactonase/LRE family protein, with the protein MLSKHLYLLGFGALIYAAAACADDPVTPAIPGVSAGGVVAELIKDGFNGTEGPIGYTDGSLLFTETQANKIVRIGLDDKVSTFLENSNGANGLALTPDGEIVAVQTLKTKVGVVYPANKKNTLAENYQGTAFQRPNDLVRASNGGIYFTDSGTRPSKENPNPPPSHPGVFYISPGGDLKQLATDIERPNGIQLSKDEKVLYVANTQGEHILAYDVAADGSIQNRRNFAKLDGWKKGEDGTWSSGADGIALDDEGRLYVASNAGVEIISAKGEILGVIPLPKKPQNLAFAGIDKKTLYVVGRGAAYKIPLLTAGISSRPK; encoded by the coding sequence ATGTTATCTAAACACTTATATTTACTTGGTTTTGGGGCGTTGATTTACGCGGCGGCCGCTTGCGCGGACGACCCGGTTACGCCGGCTATTCCCGGTGTCTCAGCCGGTGGCGTGGTTGCCGAGCTAATCAAGGATGGCTTTAACGGCACGGAAGGACCCATTGGCTATACCGACGGCAGTTTATTGTTCACGGAAACCCAGGCCAACAAAATCGTGCGTATCGGCTTGGACGATAAAGTCTCGACGTTTCTTGAAAATTCCAACGGCGCTAACGGTCTGGCTTTGACGCCCGATGGCGAAATCGTCGCAGTACAAACCCTAAAAACCAAAGTCGGCGTAGTCTATCCAGCCAACAAGAAAAACACCTTGGCCGAAAACTATCAAGGTACGGCATTTCAACGGCCCAACGATTTAGTGCGCGCCAGCAATGGCGGCATCTACTTTACCGATAGCGGCACGCGGCCGAGTAAGGAAAATCCTAATCCGCCGCCATCGCATCCCGGCGTGTTTTATATTTCACCGGGCGGCGATCTTAAGCAGTTGGCTACCGACATCGAACGGCCCAACGGCATTCAATTGAGTAAAGACGAGAAGGTCTTGTACGTTGCTAATACTCAAGGCGAACACATTTTGGCTTACGACGTTGCTGCGGACGGTTCGATTCAGAATCGCCGTAATTTTGCCAAGTTGGACGGTTGGAAAAAAGGTGAAGACGGCACTTGGTCCAGCGGCGCCGATGGCATTGCATTGGACGATGAAGGCAGATTGTATGTTGCCTCCAACGCCGGCGTAGAAATCATCAGCGCTAAAGGTGAGATTCTGGGCGTGATTCCGCTACCCAAAAAGCCGCAAAACCTGGCATTCGCCGGTATCGATAAGAAAACGTTATATGTAGTCGGTCGCGGCGCGGCCTATAAAATTCCGTTGCTGACTGCCGGTATCAGCAGTCGGCCGAAATAA
- a CDS encoding DUF1549 and DUF1553 domain-containing protein: MKIKLYCAVVWGLAIALSDAAQAADEKPATEAAAPAGQSKSKLWSYQPVKAPAVPDVQQKDWVRTPIDAFVLAPLEAKGIKPSQDTDRASFIRRATLDVWGVIPTPEEVEAFVNDKSADAYEKLADRLLASPKYGERQGRKWLDLARYADSTGFQNDNDRLNMWRYRDYVINSFNQDKPYSKFIQEQLAGDELWPGDEQALVATGFMAQFPDNSNSRDLVQRKYQITTDITDTVGKVVLGQTVECARCHNHKFDKISQKDYFSLQSFFANVAPVDNIPAKKGEVEKAYEQQYAKWEEATKDIRAKKKAIIDTHREEALKYHKERYLTDSREAIFKPKEQWTARDRWVNHRLANVTDEGSLESYFREKGESTDAKTRDPKIAEQWAELEKLDKELKKFNDLKPTTSSNTISAMTELGHPDAPPSYVFAVGDHEKPLEEVQPAFPEAITDEKPDIKPLPFSSGRRSALAKWITSPTNPLTARVFTNRIWDQYFGKGIVTTVSDFGKAGQKPTHPELLDYLASKFVNDGWSVKKLHREILLSSVYRQSSAYREDVAQADAENQLLAVFPRQRLEAEQVRDSLLAAAGKLEEKVGGPSVYPPLPKAINTASGNFQGDPAWKTSKDVHDQNRRSLYIFTRRSIPYPILDSFNMASPQEAHSKREVTTTPLQALTLYNSELIFDWSKSLAGRVINEAGEDEEDRISRLYQILFARQPKDDEKESLQAFLNEQEAIIRAKAADGKFEVNVPAGVKDKPLGDPVRAAAFVDLVHVVANSNEFIYRF, encoded by the coding sequence ATGAAAATCAAACTCTATTGCGCTGTGGTCTGGGGGCTGGCAATTGCGCTCTCAGACGCAGCCCAGGCAGCCGATGAAAAGCCGGCCACCGAAGCGGCTGCACCAGCCGGACAATCCAAATCCAAGCTCTGGTCGTATCAGCCGGTAAAAGCGCCGGCCGTTCCTGACGTGCAGCAGAAGGATTGGGTGAGAACCCCTATCGATGCTTTCGTGTTGGCGCCTCTGGAAGCCAAAGGCATCAAACCTTCGCAAGATACCGACCGCGCGTCATTCATTCGCCGGGCCACGCTGGACGTTTGGGGCGTCATTCCAACCCCGGAAGAAGTCGAAGCGTTTGTTAATGACAAATCGGCCGATGCTTACGAAAAATTGGCTGACCGTTTGTTGGCTTCGCCGAAATACGGAGAGCGTCAAGGGCGTAAATGGCTGGATTTGGCACGTTACGCCGACAGTACCGGTTTTCAAAACGATAACGACCGCTTGAACATGTGGCGTTACCGCGATTATGTGATTAACTCATTTAATCAGGACAAGCCTTACAGCAAATTTATTCAGGAACAATTAGCCGGCGACGAATTGTGGCCGGGCGACGAACAAGCCTTGGTTGCCACCGGCTTCATGGCGCAATTCCCGGATAACAGCAACTCCCGCGACTTGGTGCAGCGCAAATACCAAATTACCACGGATATTACCGATACCGTGGGCAAGGTGGTGCTGGGTCAAACCGTGGAATGCGCGCGTTGCCATAACCACAAATTCGACAAGATCAGCCAGAAAGATTATTTCTCGTTGCAGTCGTTCTTTGCCAATGTCGCGCCGGTAGACAATATCCCCGCGAAGAAAGGCGAGGTGGAAAAAGCCTACGAACAGCAGTACGCCAAATGGGAAGAGGCGACTAAAGATATTCGTGCCAAGAAAAAGGCCATTATCGATACGCATAGGGAAGAAGCGCTTAAATATCACAAGGAACGTTATTTGACTGACTCGCGGGAAGCGATTTTCAAACCCAAAGAGCAATGGACCGCTCGCGACCGTTGGGTAAACCACCGTTTGGCTAATGTGACCGATGAAGGTAGCTTGGAATCGTATTTTCGGGAAAAAGGTGAAAGTACCGATGCAAAAACGCGCGATCCAAAAATTGCCGAGCAATGGGCTGAGTTGGAAAAACTGGATAAGGAGCTGAAAAAATTCAACGATCTGAAACCGACCACATCCTCCAACACTATTTCAGCGATGACCGAGTTGGGTCATCCGGATGCGCCGCCTAGCTATGTGTTTGCGGTGGGCGATCACGAAAAGCCATTGGAAGAAGTGCAACCGGCGTTCCCGGAAGCGATTACCGACGAAAAACCGGACATCAAACCGTTGCCGTTTTCATCCGGTCGCCGTTCAGCATTGGCTAAATGGATTACCAGCCCAACCAATCCATTGACCGCTCGGGTATTTACCAACCGGATTTGGGACCAGTATTTCGGTAAAGGTATCGTTACCACCGTCAGCGATTTCGGTAAAGCCGGCCAAAAACCGACGCACCCCGAGTTGCTGGATTACCTGGCCTCCAAATTCGTCAACGACGGCTGGAGCGTGAAAAAACTGCACCGCGAAATTTTGCTTTCAAGCGTCTATCGCCAATCGTCCGCTTACCGCGAAGATGTGGCCCAAGCCGACGCCGAAAATCAATTGCTGGCAGTGTTTCCACGCCAACGTCTGGAAGCCGAGCAAGTCAGGGATTCCTTGTTAGCCGCGGCGGGCAAATTGGAAGAGAAAGTGGGCGGTCCTAGCGTTTACCCACCCTTGCCAAAAGCGATTAACACGGCCAGCGGTAACTTCCAAGGCGATCCTGCCTGGAAAACCTCTAAGGATGTGCACGATCAGAACCGCCGCAGTTTGTACATCTTTACCCGGCGCAGTATCCCTTATCCGATCCTGGATTCCTTCAACATGGCGTCGCCACAGGAAGCGCACAGCAAACGCGAGGTAACCACCACGCCGCTGCAAGCCCTGACCTTGTACAACAGTGAATTGATTTTCGATTGGTCTAAATCCTTGGCCGGCCGGGTGATCAACGAGGCGGGTGAAGACGAAGAAGATCGGATCAGCAGACTCTATCAAATCTTGTTTGCACGGCAACCGAAGGATGATGAAAAAGAGTCGTTGCAGGCCTTCTTGAATGAACAGGAAGCCATCATTCGCGCCAAGGCAGCGGATGGCAAGTTTGAAGTAAACGTGCCGGCAGGCGTCAAGGACAAGCCGCTGGGTGATCCTGTTAGAGCTGCTGCATTCGTGGATTTAGTGCACGTCGTAGCCAACTCCAATGAGTTTATCTACCGGTTTTAA
- a CDS encoding PepSY domain-containing protein — protein MKKSLNWLLYETHRWLGVVLALFMFFWFFTGIAIIYSTPTTQSRSQQLAHAESLAPEAGWLSLGEAWEHSTEQRKLFAAQHKSKPATMGEHGMQAKAEAGNGVEQVVGIADARLVRRNDEPFWLVEDSKGARFALSALDGSLRETSVEQALRIADDWFKRDGINQNLHVLETVEAPIILRNQDALRPFHRVASDAGDELLISARTGEVLHASTRVDRAFYYAGNWLHLFKPLEAIGLGQYRRDVQLWSGLGATIACITGLIIGWLRWRPGFNGKPTYSQGRTQPYREFWFKWHFWSGLIGGTVALSWALSGFIDTNPGKLFSEANPTRQELNRYLGKVLPDAMRNWQPGPLNTAQGKDIVELGWRRLGGEAVLLAYSRDGQRLPQAVDGAVQQFNKVSVTEAIQRVAEDTPIASQELLDDYDSYYYPRHNQSLVEKPLPVVAVQLADEAGTRFYLDPQDGSLLAKLDRSRRVFRWLYSGLHHWDFGWLYQRPIWDVWMLTWVGFGLVLGASSLVVGWKRLVKTFKPKKRKAAGPQSVLELATETRS, from the coding sequence ATGAAGAAGTCTTTGAATTGGTTGTTATATGAAACCCACCGCTGGCTGGGGGTGGTGTTGGCTTTGTTCATGTTTTTCTGGTTTTTTACCGGCATCGCGATCATCTATTCGACGCCGACCACGCAAAGCCGCAGTCAACAACTGGCGCATGCGGAAAGCCTGGCCCCGGAAGCGGGCTGGTTGAGCCTGGGCGAAGCCTGGGAGCACAGTACCGAGCAACGTAAGCTGTTTGCCGCGCAACATAAATCAAAGCCGGCAACGATGGGGGAACACGGCATGCAGGCAAAAGCCGAGGCGGGCAATGGCGTAGAACAAGTGGTCGGGATAGCTGATGCACGCTTGGTAAGACGAAACGATGAGCCGTTTTGGTTGGTGGAAGATAGCAAAGGCGCGCGTTTTGCGTTGTCCGCGCTAGACGGCAGCTTACGCGAAACCTCGGTGGAGCAGGCGTTACGCATCGCCGATGACTGGTTCAAACGCGATGGTATTAACCAAAATTTGCACGTACTGGAAACGGTAGAAGCGCCGATCATTCTGCGCAATCAGGATGCCTTGCGGCCGTTTCATCGGGTGGCTAGCGACGCTGGCGACGAGTTGTTGATTTCGGCGCGCACCGGCGAAGTGCTGCATGCCTCGACCCGCGTCGATAGAGCGTTTTACTACGCCGGCAACTGGCTGCATTTGTTCAAACCTCTGGAAGCTATCGGTCTAGGGCAATATCGTCGCGATGTGCAATTGTGGTCAGGCTTGGGCGCGACTATCGCTTGTATCACTGGTTTGATTATCGGTTGGCTGCGCTGGCGGCCGGGTTTTAATGGCAAGCCCACTTACTCACAAGGCCGCACGCAACCCTACCGCGAATTTTGGTTTAAATGGCATTTCTGGAGCGGTTTGATCGGTGGTACCGTGGCGCTGTCCTGGGCGTTGAGCGGATTTATCGATACCAATCCCGGCAAATTATTTTCCGAAGCCAACCCGACGCGGCAAGAACTGAACCGTTATTTGGGCAAGGTGTTGCCCGATGCGATGCGCAATTGGCAACCCGGCCCGCTTAACACGGCCCAGGGCAAGGACATTGTTGAACTGGGCTGGCGCCGCTTGGGAGGGGAAGCCGTGTTATTGGCCTACAGCCGCGATGGTCAGCGATTGCCGCAAGCGGTGGATGGGGCGGTTCAGCAATTCAATAAGGTCTCGGTAACCGAAGCGATTCAGCGTGTGGCGGAAGATACGCCCATCGCCAGCCAGGAACTATTGGACGACTACGACAGTTATTATTATCCGCGGCATAATCAAAGCTTGGTGGAAAAACCCTTGCCGGTGGTGGCGGTGCAGTTGGCCGACGAAGCCGGTACCCGGTTTTATCTGGATCCGCAAGACGGTAGCTTGCTAGCCAAGCTGGATCGCAGTCGCCGGGTGTTTCGTTGGTTGTATTCCGGCTTGCATCATTGGGATTTCGGTTGGCTCTATCAACGGCCGATTTGGGATGTCTGGATGTTGACTTGGGTGGGTTTCGGTTTGGTGCTGGGTGCCAGTTCGCTGGTGGTCGGCTGGAAAAGGCTGGTTAAAACCTTTAAGCCGAAAAAACGCAAGGCGGCCGGACCGCAGTCGGTGCTGGAACTGGCTACGGAAACCCGTAGTTAA
- a CDS encoding family 2A encapsulin nanocompartment cargo protein cysteine desulfurase yields the protein MTTNNIDLAGLAQQALSGGAVPDGLPDTAELTRLANQFFREVPNAGEAIDTVPVSAATSVPFTNVPAGFDSRPGIDDSAISALVQRSFALPGTTDLQTALSTPMGHAPQPPTTGGSAFYFLNDVSALARAAQIPGLGSAHPPFDVHAVRKDFPILQERVNGYPLAWLDNAATTQKPQVVIDRISEFYQHENSNIHRAAHELAARATDAYEGARQIVARFINASSADEVVFVRGATEAINLVAKSWGKQNIGAGDEIVISWLEHHANIVPWQQLCAETGAVLRVIPVDDNGQVILAEYQKLLNAKTKLVSFTQVSNALGTVTPAQEMIELAHRAGAKVLLDGAQSVSHLKVDVQTLDCDWLAFSGHKIFGPTGIGVLYGKAEVLEATQPWQGGGNMIEDVTFEKTVYQPAPAKFEAGTGNIADAVGLGAALEYLNKIGIENVARYEHELLVYAMHALQAIPGLRLIGTAPEKTSVVSFVMDGHSTQDIGKALNEVGIAVRSGHHCAQPILRRFGLESTVRPSLAFYNTYEEIDRLSATLKRLQCTSRRF from the coding sequence ATGACTACCAATAACATAGACTTAGCCGGTCTGGCGCAACAAGCGCTGAGCGGCGGCGCGGTGCCCGATGGCTTGCCGGATACCGCCGAACTGACGCGCTTGGCAAATCAGTTTTTCCGGGAAGTACCTAACGCAGGCGAAGCAATCGATACCGTGCCAGTGTCGGCGGCAACATCAGTTCCGTTCACCAATGTACCGGCAGGTTTCGATTCCCGGCCCGGCATCGACGACAGCGCGATTTCGGCCCTGGTGCAGCGCAGTTTTGCGTTGCCCGGCACCACGGATTTGCAAACCGCCTTGTCCACGCCCATGGGCCATGCGCCGCAACCGCCGACGACTGGCGGTTCAGCGTTTTATTTTTTAAACGACGTATCGGCATTGGCTCGCGCTGCGCAAATACCGGGCTTAGGCTCCGCGCATCCGCCCTTTGATGTGCATGCGGTGCGCAAAGACTTTCCGATTCTGCAAGAACGTGTAAACGGTTACCCGCTAGCCTGGCTGGATAACGCCGCCACGACGCAAAAACCGCAGGTGGTGATTGATCGGATCTCGGAGTTTTATCAACACGAAAATTCCAACATCCACCGCGCCGCGCATGAATTGGCGGCACGAGCGACCGATGCTTATGAGGGAGCACGACAAATCGTCGCCCGCTTCATAAATGCCTCGTCGGCCGATGAAGTGGTGTTCGTGCGCGGTGCTACCGAAGCCATCAATCTGGTTGCGAAAAGTTGGGGCAAGCAGAATATTGGCGCAGGCGACGAAATCGTCATCAGCTGGCTGGAACATCACGCCAATATCGTGCCCTGGCAGCAGCTTTGTGCAGAAACCGGTGCGGTGTTAAGAGTCATTCCGGTCGACGACAACGGCCAGGTGATTTTGGCCGAATATCAAAAACTGCTGAATGCCAAAACCAAGCTGGTGTCGTTTACGCAGGTCTCGAATGCGTTGGGCACCGTCACGCCAGCACAGGAAATGATCGAATTGGCACACCGGGCCGGCGCTAAGGTATTGTTGGACGGCGCCCAATCGGTGTCGCATCTGAAGGTTGATGTACAGACCTTGGATTGCGATTGGCTGGCATTTTCCGGACACAAAATCTTCGGTCCGACCGGTATCGGCGTACTTTACGGCAAGGCGGAAGTTCTGGAAGCTACCCAGCCTTGGCAAGGCGGCGGGAATATGATCGAAGACGTCACCTTCGAGAAAACCGTCTATCAGCCGGCACCCGCCAAATTCGAAGCCGGCACCGGGAATATTGCCGATGCGGTGGGCTTGGGTGCGGCGCTGGAATATCTGAACAAGATTGGCATCGAAAACGTAGCCCGCTACGAGCATGAATTGCTGGTTTATGCGATGCATGCCTTGCAAGCTATTCCCGGACTACGCTTGATCGGCACCGCGCCGGAAAAGACCAGTGTGGTCTCGTTCGTAATGGATGGCCACAGCACGCAAGACATTGGAAAAGCCTTGAATGAGGTGGGCATTGCAGTGCGCTCCGGACATCACTGCGCACAACCCATCTTGCGGCGTTTTGGTTTGGAAAGTACCGTAAGACCTTCGTTGGCGTTTTATAACACTTACGAGGAAATCGATAGGTTATCGGCAACCCTAAAACGGCTGCAGTGCACTTCTCGGCGGTTTTAG
- a CDS encoding peroxiredoxin, producing MKNLILKSLLPAVFALPVMAALPEGHPAPDFQAQASLAGKAFNYTLEDALKKGPVVVYFYPSAYTGGCNLQAHSFAVNHEKFAAAGASIVGVSLDSIERLNDFSADPNYCASKFPVASDADGKISSNYDIAVKAAAPGKTDSRGVEINHGFAERTTFVVTPDGKIVATLGGLKPEENVAKALEVVEKLAADRSKAN from the coding sequence ATGAAAAACCTAATTTTGAAAAGCCTGCTGCCTGCCGTATTTGCTTTGCCGGTGATGGCCGCGCTGCCGGAAGGCCATCCCGCCCCGGATTTTCAAGCGCAAGCTTCCCTGGCCGGCAAGGCTTTTAATTACACGCTGGAAGACGCTTTGAAAAAAGGCCCGGTCGTGGTGTATTTCTATCCGTCTGCTTATACCGGCGGCTGCAATTTGCAGGCGCATAGTTTTGCGGTCAATCACGAAAAATTTGCCGCCGCTGGAGCCAGCATCGTCGGGGTATCTTTGGACAGCATCGAACGCCTGAACGACTTTTCGGCAGACCCCAATTACTGCGCCAGCAAGTTTCCGGTGGCATCCGATGCCGACGGCAAAATATCAAGTAACTACGATATTGCTGTCAAAGCCGCTGCGCCGGGTAAAACCGATAGCCGAGGCGTGGAAATCAACCACGGCTTTGCCGAACGCACGACCTTCGTGGTCACGCCAGACGGCAAAATCGTCGCGACCTTGGGCGGCTTGAAGCCCGAAGAAAATGTCGCCAAAGCCCTGGAAGTTGTGGAAAAACTCGCCGCCGATCGATCGAAGGCTAACTAA
- a CDS encoding c-type cytochrome — translation MTPKTKPRRAISHWRRRSPWLAVSTFALLASAKTVFAEQGGELASQRIGNGNPVAGKQKSADERCQECHGEDGNSGDVRIPSHAGQYAGYLVKQLSDFKSGARSHEIMNVMAADLTQEDMADIAAYFASQKVMRGERIADNPLAKNLFVNGDAARDLPACASCHGENGKGKIADNVIYPVIGGQRRVYLRSQLTNWKLGERKNSPEAVMIKVAKSLNDDELNALVEYLSGL, via the coding sequence GTGACGCCCAAAACCAAACCCCGCAGAGCTATAAGTCATTGGCGCCGCCGCAGTCCGTGGCTGGCCGTCAGTACCTTTGCCTTGTTGGCCTCTGCGAAAACCGTATTTGCCGAGCAGGGCGGTGAGCTTGCCTCGCAACGCATAGGCAACGGCAATCCTGTCGCCGGTAAACAAAAGTCAGCTGACGAACGTTGCCAGGAATGTCATGGCGAGGACGGCAACAGTGGCGATGTCAGAATTCCCAGCCACGCCGGTCAATACGCCGGTTATCTGGTTAAGCAGCTCAGCGATTTTAAATCCGGCGCCCGCAGTCACGAAATCATGAATGTGATGGCCGCCGATCTGACACAAGAAGACATGGCCGACATTGCCGCATATTTTGCCAGCCAAAAAGTCATGCGTGGCGAGCGGATTGCCGACAATCCTCTTGCTAAGAATTTGTTTGTGAACGGTGATGCGGCGCGAGATTTGCCGGCTTGCGCCAGTTGCCACGGCGAAAACGGGAAAGGCAAGATTGCCGATAACGTCATTTACCCGGTGATAGGTGGGCAGCGCCGGGTTTATCTGCGTAGTCAACTGACCAACTGGAAGCTGGGCGAACGCAAAAACAGCCCGGAAGCGGTGATGATCAAGGTCGCCAAGTCGTTAAACGACGACGAATTGAATGCCCTGGTCGAATACCTATCGGGGTTGTAA
- a CDS encoding DUF1501 domain-containing protein, translating to MNNKSRRDFLIKTGYGLGGLAVSGFLPGGGVIASAFADDPALQALAGANPLAPKAPHFAPKAKTVIWLHMSGAPSTLDLYDYKPQLVKQAGTGIPASFLQGIKTSTQGGITKLIATKRDWKQHGQSGAWFSDWLPNLAEHADDLAFIKSSVTVGATHDISIMKLNTGGLNPGRPTLGAWVQYALGSANPNLPAYVVLYNDKREPRGGVTNWESGFLPAVYQGTPFRPGNSPILHLNNPEYLANAEKRHALDLLKQINQQHASNYPTDSELQARTESYELAYRMQETAPEAVDFSKESDATKALYGLNDEITRPYGELLLRARRLTERGVRFVQVVSGPTDIKGDSRDWDAHQNIEDNHSKHSKIIDKPIAGLLKDLKAKGLLDETLVVWTSEFGRTPWSESGDGRDHNPWGYTQWMAGGGVKAGYTHGGTDELGVQAIKGTEVDTYDLHATVLNQLGLDHLKLIYKYQGRSERPTVVYGKVIKELIA from the coding sequence ATGAACAACAAATCACGTCGCGATTTTTTAATAAAAACCGGCTATGGCTTGGGCGGCTTGGCCGTCAGCGGTTTCCTGCCTGGCGGTGGCGTCATTGCCAGTGCCTTTGCGGATGATCCGGCTTTGCAAGCCTTGGCCGGTGCCAACCCCTTAGCACCGAAAGCGCCGCATTTTGCGCCTAAAGCCAAAACCGTCATCTGGCTGCATATGTCCGGTGCGCCCAGCACGCTGGATTTGTACGACTACAAACCGCAATTGGTCAAACAAGCCGGGACCGGTATTCCGGCGTCGTTTTTGCAGGGTATCAAAACCAGTACCCAAGGCGGCATCACCAAATTGATCGCCACCAAACGCGACTGGAAACAGCATGGTCAAAGCGGCGCCTGGTTTTCCGATTGGTTGCCTAACCTAGCGGAACATGCCGACGATTTAGCCTTTATTAAATCCAGTGTGACCGTTGGCGCCACCCACGATATTTCTATCATGAAGTTGAACACCGGCGGTTTAAACCCCGGCCGGCCAACATTGGGCGCCTGGGTGCAATATGCCTTGGGTTCGGCAAACCCGAATCTACCTGCCTACGTGGTGTTATATAACGACAAACGCGAACCTCGCGGCGGTGTGACCAACTGGGAGTCCGGGTTTTTGCCGGCGGTGTATCAAGGTACGCCGTTCCGTCCCGGCAATTCGCCGATCCTGCATTTGAATAACCCAGAATATCTGGCTAACGCGGAAAAGCGCCATGCGCTGGACTTGTTGAAACAGATTAATCAACAACATGCGTCCAACTATCCCACCGATAGCGAGTTACAAGCTCGCACCGAGTCTTACGAGCTGGCTTACCGCATGCAGGAAACCGCACCGGAAGCGGTTGACTTTAGCAAGGAGTCCGACGCGACTAAAGCGCTGTATGGCTTGAACGACGAAATCACCCGCCCCTACGGCGAGTTGTTATTGCGTGCCAGACGCTTGACCGAGCGCGGTGTGCGCTTCGTGCAAGTCGTATCCGGCCCGACCGACATCAAAGGCGACAGCCGCGATTGGGACGCGCACCAAAACATCGAAGACAACCACAGTAAACATTCAAAAATTATCGACAAACCGATCGCCGGCTTGTTGAAAGATTTGAAAGCCAAAGGTTTGTTGGATGAAACGCTGGTGGTGTGGACCTCCGAGTTCGGCCGCACGCCATGGAGCGAATCCGGCGACGGTCGCGACCACAACCCTTGGGGCTACACCCAATGGATGGCGGGCGGCGGCGTCAAAGCCGGCTACACCCATGGTGGTACTGACGAACTGGGCGTACAAGCTATCAAAGGCACCGAAGTGGATACCTATGACTTGCACGCGACGGTGCTGAACCAGTTGGGTCTGGATCACTTGAAACTGATTTACAAGTATCAAGGCCGTTCGGAACGCCCAACCGTGGTGTACGGCAAAGTGATCAAGGAATTGATTGCCTAA